In Podarcis muralis chromosome 7, rPodMur119.hap1.1, whole genome shotgun sequence, the genomic stretch tacccagaagcagagctgccacCCTGGAGACTGCTGGCAGGCTGTTGGCAGACGGCTGCGTACATGATAAGGCAGCACTCCGAAGGATGTGCTTGCTGAAGGTCTTGCTCTGTGGGCAAAGACAAAGGAGAAGTGGCATCAGAGAGGCTTGAgagcgcagcagaagagccttgcaCTCCCAAAGACATGCCTGGGCAAAGCTGCCAACAAAGGCAGAGGGACCTTACCAGATGCTTGGCAGCCTGGTGGAGAGCAAAGTGGAGGCTAAATTTGTTGGAACGAGCCCACCACTTGACTTCTGGGGCTAGATGGGAAAGAGCCCTCCTTGCGGCCTGCaacacaagaagagaagagggtTACAAATTGCAGTACATAGTCTCAGAAGCTCCTGAGAACAATCCCTCCCTCCTACTGCATAAGTCCACCTCTTTGGCCCTCACCTTGGCCACTTCGAGGTCCTCGTCTTCGAGGTGAATGAGGACCACAACCAGTTCGTGAATGGCTTCCTCTTCTGTTGTTGTAATGGGAAGTCTTTGGTCTCTCGCCCAGCCCCGAAGCAGCCCCAGATGTTCGATGGCTGATGCCCGGACGGAGGCTTCCTCCTGTAGGCAGAAAATATCAGAGGTTTTGTTCCTCATCAGATCACTTTCCAGAGGAACACCctcctgaagccagaacatctcCGCTGCATGCCAGTctaaaccccacccttcctcttccaaagcatTCCTCCTCCACTGGGTGTGGTGTCATGTTTCCCCTCATACTCACATGGGCAGCCAGGCCGCAGTAGGTTgccgccagcatctccaggtctttCTCTCCCAGCTCCCTGGAATGGTAGGCTTGGTCTACCAGCTCTATCAACTCTGGGAGGACCTCAGCTTCTACATCAGAGAGGGAATCCAGCAGCAAGAGCCGCAGAAGCGCAGGGTCCTACACAAAAGAGAGAATCTTTTCAAAGGTCTGAAAGGCCTCATGCCTTTTAGCACAGGCCCTTCAGTATTGTGCCAGCAAAAGAGTGCTGGGCCATGATTAGAATCAAGATCTgtacccccccttcctctgaGCATCACTTGCCATGTCAGAGTCC encodes the following:
- the LOC144328334 gene encoding uncharacterized protein LOC144328334, which produces MLAATYCGLAAHEEASVRASAIEHLGLLRGWARDQRLPITTTEEEAIHELVVVLIHLEDEDLEVAKAARRALSHLAPEVKWWARSNKFSLHFALHQAAKHLVRSLCLCWQLCPGMSLGVQGSSAALSSLSDATSPLSLPTEQDLQQAHPSECCLIMYAAVCQQPASSLQGGSSASG